The genomic window CCCTTTATCTCAGTCTTTCAGGAAGAAACAAGAATTGGAGACCAATTCTCTGTGGAAGCAATGGCAGAAGAAGAGCAGCAGCAGGTGGAGGCGGCGAGGCACGAGGGAAAGGTGAGCGCCACCGTCCGGGGAGCGACGGCGGACCAAGTGTGGCCTCTCCTCGCCGACTTCTGCAACGTCCATCGCTGGATTCCCGGCGTCAGTACATGCCGCCTGGAAGGTGGGGTCGCCGGAGAGCCGGGATGCGTCCGGTACTGCGTCGGCAAAGGCGAGCCCGCGGACGGAGGGGACGTGCCGTGGGCGAGGGAGAAGCTGACGGTTATTGACCACGCTGGCCGGAAGCTGAGGTACGTGGTCTTCGAGAACAACATCGGGTGGAAGAACTACGAGGCGGCCCTGGAGGTCGTGGAGGGGGAGGAAGGTGGGGAGGGGTGCATCATCGAGTGGTGCTTCAGGATGGAGCCGGTTGCCGAAGGGAACGGGTGCGAAGTCGTACCCTTCGTGACGTCTGCTCTGGAAGGGATGGTCAAGACGATGGAGGAGTTtcttgccgccgccgccgccgccggcaGCGATGTCCAAGAGTTGGTGTGTACCGTGGTGGCCTAGTGGTTGGTTGACTCTCTCTCATCTGTTTGTACCAAGCAGAAGCAAGCAGAGCTTACACGAAAGGAAGGAACGTTCAGGTTTTCAGTTTGCTCATTTCTGTGATTATGAATAAATTCACGGGacccttttcattttctatgccGAACTCCTTGAGGGTTTGATTTTGTGGTTAAATCGTTGCTTCAGACTTGAAATTTTACTGGTTCAGCGCTAAATCTCTTTAGTTCCTAATGTTCTATTGGTtcgatttcaattttttgccaTGTCACAACCCAAGTAGTTCTGCCAAGTTTCGGTTTCATTACGTCAATCCTTTTGTTGATGAGAGCTATCTCAGGAGGTTATATCCTGCTTTTAAAAGCAGGAAGATCTTTATGTTGAGACTATTATTGGTGACTCGATTTCACAGTCTCTTTTGTTCTCTCTCCGTCGTCTCCTCTCACCCTTTCTTATCTAAGTCAACTGCCCTGCTCGAGCTCCGCTTTAACTCTACTAGAGCCCTGAGCCCTTTATAGCAAAGTCGAGtacacaaaatcgagttcaaactcgactcatttaacacATTGAACTTGTTTAGCGTTAAATCAtgtaacttgtaaaaatttgtttttattttaaaagttaaaactagtGATTTGGTGAGCTGGTTTTGACAATATCATGCAGAGTATCGGTTTATGAGTCGAGTCAAGTATAAATGAATGAAACAGCACAAAGCCAGTCCAAGTCGAACCCAATTTAACTCGGCTCGTTTGTGCAGCTGTAGTTTTGGGGGTGTTGGAATAAAGAGGAATATTTTGTGTTGGAAATTTTAATAGCAAACACAATTTTGCATAAATATGTTCCACAAGTGGGCATACGACAAAAATATGCCCAAATTTTCTCATATGCATGGCTACGCAtcttttttcacaaaaactcgttttttttttctaatagcAGCCGTTAGCGTAACTAACAGCCTCCTTTTGGGTTGGCATTGCTCTTGGAAGAGTCGCTCAGCCCAAATCCAGAACTCATTAATACCACAAGGTCATGAATACAGACGTTAAGATATGATATATCCGATTATcggtttggatttgaatgcaTTTAGCTAAGTAAAGAAATCTAGAACAAATCACTAAGCAAATGTTTTCACTGGGAGAATGGCGCAGAATTCATCCACAATAAATGAAGTGGAAAAGCACAAAAGCAAGCTGAAAAGCATTTAATTGCCCAAAGAGgcaaaagtagaaaaaaaaaaacttgcttgtggttgaaaaattttcaatgaattttGGGGGTAAAAGGTGAACTAAACCCAGAACCATATCAAAGTTTtgtcttcttccctcttctaaATCCTTGATGTGCTCTCTGGATCTCAGGGCTAGTCcagtacaaaagaaaaaaactcataTCCGAAACAGGAGGGTGCATGTTCAGGGCTTGAAACTACCAAAATGTTGCAATAACGGGCGTAGATAAGTCCAGGCTCCGTGAGGTATTTTCTTTAAAAGCTTAAATTAGTGGTTAAACTTGGTAGATCTGAGTCCAATTATATATGACAATCCTATAAAGCCAGACAATTGTCTCatagtcaattgaaaatttggtaactatatatttaattctccataaaaaagaatttaTGTCTTTAGCCTTTGCTCCAATATGATATAAATGAGATAACCCCTTGGTAACAATTaaagcgagagagaaagagagagatggataaAAATGGGTCCACTTGACATCGTAATGTCACCTCTAATTTTAAGATCAACACTACTCTTCAATGCCATCAGGATAGAACCCTTcaaaaagcaaattaaaaaGCAAATTAAAACATGGCTATAACATGCCACCCAACCGGActgaataagagagagagagattatta from Nymphaea colorata isolate Beijing-Zhang1983 chromosome 6, ASM883128v2, whole genome shotgun sequence includes these protein-coding regions:
- the LOC116256306 gene encoding lachrymatory-factor synthase-like, with amino-acid sequence MAEEEQQQVEAARHEGKVSATVRGATADQVWPLLADFCNVHRWIPGVSTCRLEGGVAGEPGCVRYCVGKGEPADGGDVPWAREKLTVIDHAGRKLRYVVFENNIGWKNYEAALEVVEGEEGGEGCIIEWCFRMEPVAEGNGCEVVPFVTSALEGMVKTMEEFLAAAAAAGSDVQELVCTVVA